Below is a window of Georgenia soli DNA.
GGCGCCGGGATCACCGCGTTCTACATGTCGCGGCTCTTCTTCATGGTCTTCCACGGCGAGAAGCGGTGGACGACGGCGGAGGAGGGCGCCGAGCAGCACCCCCACGAGGCCCCCCTGCTGATGACCGTCCCGATGATCGTCCTGGCCGTCGGGTCCGTGGCGCTCGGGTTCCTCATGAATCTCGGCGGCGGGTTCGTCACCTGGCTCGAGCCGGTCACGGGTGCGGTGGAGCACCACGAGCCCGTGCTCCCGGTGCCGGTGATCATGGTCGCCACCATCGTCCTGGTCCTGGTCGGCGCACTCGTGGCCTGGCGCATGTACGGCGCCCGCCCCGTGCCCGTCGTCGCCCCGGCGGGGTCCGCGCTCACGCGCGCCGCCCGGCAGGACCTGTACCAGGACAACGTCAACGAGGGCGCGTTCATGCGTCCCTCCCAGTACCTGACCAGGTCCCTGGTCTACGCGGACGCGGCGGTCGTCGACGGTGCCGTCATGGGCGTCGCCCGTGGCACCTCCGGGATGGGCGGCGTGCTGCGCCGCGCCCAGAACGGGTACGTCCGCTCCTACGCCGGGATGGTTCTCGGCGGAGTCGTCCTGGGCCTGGTCGTCGTCCTCGCCTCGCGAGTCTGAGGTCTGGGAAGAGGTAGAGGAAAAGTCATGAATGCGATGAACGAGGCAGCCCTGCCCTGGCTGACGCTGCTGATCGTGGTGCCGCTCGCCGCGGCCGCCGTGCTGTGGCTGGTCCGGCCGCTGCACAAGGTGGCCCGCCCGTACGGGCTGGCGGTCTCGCTGCTGGTGCTGCTCGGCGCCGTGGCGATGACCACCCAGTTCGACATGGGTGCCGCCGGCGAGGTGCAGCTCACCGAGCTCGCCTCCTGGATCCCGCAGCTCGGCGTCTCCTACGCCCTCGGCGTCAACGGGCTCGGGCTCGCCCTGGTGCTGCTGTCGGTGTTCCTGGTGCCGCTGGTGCTGGCGGCCGCCTGGCGCGAGCAGGAGGCGGTCCCGCAGGGCGCGGTGCTCGAGCGGCGGCAGATGGGCTTCGTCGCCCTGGTGCTGGCCCTCGAGGCGCTCATGGTGGCGGTCTTCGCCGCCCGGGACGTGTTCCTCTTCTACATCCTCTTCGAGGCCATGCTGATCCCGGTGTACTTCCTCATCGGGAACTACGGCGGCCCGCGCCGGCGCACCGCCGCACTGAAGTTCCTGCTCTACTCCCTCGCGGGCGGGCTCATCATGCTCGTCGGCGTGGTCGCGCTGTACCTGGTGGGCCCGGGCGGTGAGCAGGGCTTCCTCATCGACAACCTCGTCGGCAACGTCGAGACCTCCGTGGCCGGGGAGCGGCTGCTCTTCCTCGCCTTCTTCATCGCCTTCGCCATCAAGGCCCCGATGTGGCCGGTGCACACCTGGCTGCCGGACACCGCGCAGCAGGCGCCACCGGGCGCCTCGGTGCTGCTGGTCGGCGTGCTGGACAAGGTCGGCACCTTCGGGATGATCACGCTGTGCCTGCCGCTGTTCCCGGAGGCCTCCCGGTGGGCGGCGCCGGTGATCATCGCCCTGGCGCTGATCTCGATCATCTACGGCGGGCTGCTCGCCGTCGGGCAGCGCGACATCATGCGCCTGGTCGCCTTCACCTCGGTGAGCCACTTCGGCTTCATCGTGCTCGGCATCTTCATCCGGGACGAGGTGGCCCTGACCGGCGCGATGCTCTACATGGTCGCCCACGGCGTCTCCATCGCGGCGCTCTTCCTCGTCTCCGGGTTCCTCACCCAGCGCGGCGGTACCCAGGAGATCCCGGCCTACGGCGGCATGCAGCGCGTGGTCCCGGTGCTGGCCGGCACGTTCCTGGTCTCGGGCCTGGCGTCCCTCGCCCTGCCCGGGCTGAGCGGCTTCGTCCCGGAGTACATGGTGCTGCTCGGCACCTACCGGGTCTCCATCGTCGCCGCCGCCGTGGCGGTGCTCGGCGTGATCATCGCGGCCGTGTACATCCTGCTGCCCTACCAGCGGATCTTCACCGGACCGACGCGGCCCACGCTCCTGCGCATGCCTGACCTCGGCGCCCGGGAGAAGTGGGTGCTCGCGCCGCTCGTCGCCGCGATGCTCTTCCTCGGCTTCTACCCGGCGCCGGTCATCGAGGCCGTCAGGCCGGTGGCGGCCGGTCTCGCCATCACCCAGCCCAGCTCGATCGACACCGCCGACGGCGGAACCCTCCCGGCGGGCGCCGTGGAGGAGGGGAGCAGCAAGTGAACACGTTCGTCGCCCCGGAAATCGACTGGGCCGCGCTCACCCCGACCCTGATCCTGGCGGGCGCCGCCGTGGTCGGGGTGCTCGTCGAGGCGTTCGCGCCGCGCCGCAGCCGGCGGGTGGTCCAGCTCGTGCTCGGCCTGCTCGCCACGGCCGGCGCGCTCGTCGCCGTCGTCTGGCGCTGGACCGTCGTGAGCACGGACGGCCCGCGCGAGGTCGTCGGCGGCTCGGTGATCGAGGACGGCCCCGCGCTGGCCGCGCAGGCCGTGCTCGCCCTGGTCGGCCTCGTCGGCCTGCTCGTCATCGCCGACCGCACCGAGTCCGGCGAGGGGGCGTTCGTCGCCCAGGCGGCCGCCCGCCCCGGCTCGGCCGAGGAGGCCGACGCCACCCGGTCGGGCATGGCCCAGACCGAGGTCTTCCCGCTGACGATGTTCGCCCTCGCCGGCATGTTCGTCTTCGCCCAGGCCGGCGACCTCCTCACCCTGTTCATCGCCCTCGAGGTGCTCTCGCTCCCGCTGTACGTCCTCTCCGGGCTGTCGCGCCGCCGTCGTCTCCTCTCGCAGGAGGCGTCCCTGAAGTACTTCCTGCTGGGCGCGTTCACCTCGGCGTTCGTGATCTTCGGCATCGCGCTGCTGTACGGCTACTCGGGCACGGTGCGCTTCTCCGGCCTGGCCCAGGCCGTCCCGGCCACCGTCGGCATGGACGGGATGCTCCTCGCCGGCACGATCCTGGTGATCGTCGGCCTGCTCTTCAAGGTCGGCGCGGCGCCCTTCCACGCGTGGACGCCCGACGTCTACACCGGCGCGCCCACCCCCATCACCGGGTTCATGGCCGCGGCCACCAAGCTCGCCGCGTTCGCCGCCCTCCTGCGGTTCGTGTACGTCGTCGTCCCGGACCTCTCCTGGGACCTCACGCCGTTCTTCTGGGCGGTGATCATCCTCACCATGCTGGTCGGCACCGTCGTCGGCATCGTCCAGACCGACGTCAAGCGCATGCTCGCGTACTCCTCGATCGCGCACGCCGGCTTCATCCTCATCGGCGTCACCGCGCTGCAGAGCTCCGGCATCGGTTCCGTGATCTTCTACATGCTGGCCTACGGCCTGGCGACGGTCGGCGCGTTCGCCGTCGTCACGCTCGTGCGCGAGCGTGACACGGCAGGGAACGTCACCGGTGAGGCGACCCACCTGTCCCAGTGGGCCGGTCTCGGCCGGCGCAACCCGGTGGCCGCCGTCGCGATGACGCTGTTCCTGCTCTCCTTCGCGGGCATCCCGCTCACCGCCGGGTTCATGGGCAAGTTCGCCGTGTTCACCGCCGGTGTGGACGGCGGGCAGACCGTGCTCGTGGTCCTCGCGGTGCTGGCCTCGGCGGCGACGGCGTTCTTCTACGTGCGGCTCATCGTGCTGATGTTCTTCACGGAGCCGGACGGGGAGACGGTCGCGGTCGTGTCCTCGGAGGGGCTCACCACGGTGGCCGTGGCGGTGTGCGCGGTGGGCACCGTGCTGCTGGGCGTGCTGCCCGGCCCGGTGCTCGACATGGCCGCGCAGGCCCAGACCTTCCTGCCGTAGGTACGGTTCCTCCTGTGAATGCCTCCATGCTCCCCCTGGGCGACGCCGAGCTCGAAGCCCGGCTGCAGCCTGAGCTGACCGACGTCGAGGAGCGGCTGGCCCGTGCCGTGGTCGGCGCCGACTCCCTCGTCGACCCCGCCTCCTCCCACCTGGCCGCCGCCGGCGGCAAGCGGCTGCGCCCCCTGCTCACCCTGCTGGGGGCCCAGCTGGGGGAGGGGGCGAACGACCGCGTGCGCACCGCCGCCGTCGCCGTGGAGCTGACGCACCTGGCCACGCTCTACCACGACGACGTCATGGACTCGGCGCCGCTGCGGCGCGGGGCGCCCGCCGCGCACGAGGTGTGGGGCAACTCGGTGGCGATCCTGACCGGTGACCTGCTCTTCGCGCGGGCCTCGCGCATGGTCGCCGACCTCGGGGCCGACGCGGTCCGCGTGCACTCCGAGACCTTCGAGCGGCTCTGCCTCGGGCAGCTTCACGAGACCCTGGGGCCGGCCGACGGGCAGGACCCGGTCGCGCACTACATCCGGGTGCTCGCCGACAAGACCGGCTCGCTGATCGCCACCTCGGCCCGGTACGGCGCCGCGTTCTCCGGGGCCGGGACCGACGTCGCGGACCTCCTCGCCCGGTACGGCGAGAAGGTCGGTGTGGCGTTTCAGCTCGCCGACGACGTCATCGACCTCTCCTCCGACGCCGCGGTCACCGGGAAGACGCCGGGCACCGACCTGCGGGAGGGCGTCGACACCATGCCGGTCCTGCTGCTGCGCGAGCGCGCGGCGAACGGCACCCTCGACGACCGCGGCTCCGGTGTGCTCGACCGGCTCCGCGCCGACGAGCTGGCCTCGGACGAGGCCCTGCGCGCCGTCGTCGCCGACCTGCGCGACCACGAGGTCGTCGGCCAGGCGCGCGAGCTCGCCGAGCAGTGGGCCCGCGACGCCGTGGCCGAGCTGGACCCGCTGCCGGACTCGTCGGTCAAGGAGGCGCTGGCGGCGTTCGCCGGGCTGCTGGTGGACCGGCTCGCCTGAGGGGTCGGCGCCGCCCGAGCGGTGGACGGCGCGCCTGAGGCGCCCGTCTCAGGCCCTGCGCGTGCGCGGGACCCGCGGCGGGCGGTGCCGGTAGCCGTCGACGCTCAGGATCGCGATCGCCACCCACACCAGCACGAAGCCGGCCCAGCGCTCCGGCGGCATCGGCTCGTGGAAGATCAGCACCCCTACCGCCAGCTGGAGCACCGGGGTGACGTACTGGAGCATCCCGACCACGCTCAGCGGGAGCCGGCGGGCCGCGGCGCCGAAGAGCAGCAGCGGCACCGCGGTGAGCGGCCCCGAGAGGGCGAGCAGGGCGCTGTGGCCGGCGTCGTCGCCGAACGCGCCCTGCCCGGTCGCGGCGAGCCAGACGAGGAAGCCGGCCGCCACCGGGAAGAGCACCGCCGTCTCGACGGCGAGGCCCGGCAGCGCGCCGACCGTGCGTCCCACGCGGTTCTTCGCGAGCCCGTACAGACCGAACGAGACGGCCAGGCACACGGCGATCCAGGGCAGCTGCCCGTAGCCGACGGCGATGACGACGACCGCCATCGCGCCGGTCGCGCACGCCGCCCACTGCGCGGGCCGCAGCCGCTCGCCGAGGACCACCACCGCCAGGACCACCGTGGCGATCGGGTTGATGAAGTACCCCAGCGCCGCGTCGACCGTGCGGCCCGAGTTCACGCCGTACACGTACGTCAGCCAGTTGACGGCGACCAGGACGGCGGCGACGGCGATGGTCGCGAGGGTGCGCCGGTCCCGCAGCGCCGGGAGGACCGAGCGCAGCGAACGCGTCACCGCGAGGACCAGCAGGCAGAAGCCCAGGGACCACGTGGCCCGGTGCGCGACGATCTCGACCGCCCCGGCCGGCTCCAGCAGGCGGAAGAAGAGCGGGAACGCGCCCCACAGCAGGTACGCGGACAGCCCGACGGCGAGGCCCGTCCGGTCCAGGCCCGGCTCGTCGGGCCCCGCGCCGGCGGCGGGGGAGGGCGCGGCGGTCACGGTGCGCACTCTGGCACGGCGGGCGGCCCGCGAGAAACCGGACGGGCCGGCGAACGCCGACGCGACGCGGGACTGGGCGGCAGACGCGCAGGACTGGCGGCAGACGCGCGGGACTGGCGGCAGACGCGGGACCGGGGTCAGGTGCGGCTCCGCCGTACCCGTCCCGGGTTCCGGCCGGAACCAGGTGTGATCTCGGTCCCTGCGCGCCCGGGGTGCGCACGAGTGCCCATACACTGGACGGCGGACAGCTCCGCCCTGGACACGCGCGCGTGTTCGCGCGCCGGGCGGCACACCACAGACGAGAGGTACCAGTGACGAGCTCCCGCCCGCTGAGCGTGGCACTCGTGGGCGCCGGCCCTGCCGGCATCTACGCCGCGGACATCCTGTCGAAGTCCGGCCTGGACGTGAACATCGACCTGTTCGAGCGCCTCCCCGCGCCGTTCGGTCTCGTCCGCTACGGCGTCGCGCCCGACCACCCGCGCATCAAGCAGATCATCGTCGCGCTGTACAAGATCCTCCAGCGCGGGGACATCCGGCTGATCGGCAACGTCGAGGTCGGCAAGGACGTCTCGCTCGAGGAGCTGCAGAAGCACTACGACGCCGTCATCTTCTCCACCGGGTCCGACCGGGACGCCCCGCTCGACATCCCCGGCGTCGACCTGGAGGGCAGCTACGGCGCCTCCGAGTTCGTCTCCTGGTACGACGGGCACCCCGACGTGCCGCGCACCTGGCCGCTCGAGGCCAAGGAGGTCGCGGTGATCGGCGTGGGGAACGTGGCGCTGGACGTCGCCCGGATGCTGGCGAAGCACGTCGAGGACCTCATGCCCACCGAGATCCCCGCCAACGTCGCGGAGGGGCTGCGCAAGAGCCCTGTGACGGACGTGCACGTGTTCGGCCGCCGCGGGCCCGCCCAGGTGAAGTTCACCCCGCTGGAGCTGCGCGAGCTCGGCCAGGTCCCCGACGTCGACGTCATCGTCTACGACGAGGACTTCCAGTTCGACGAGGGCTCGGAGGAGGCGATCCGCTCCTCCAACCAGACCAAGCAGGTGGTCAAGACCCTCATCGACTGGACGCTGAAGGAGAAGGAGGACCTCACCGCCTCGCGGCGGATCCACCTGCACTTCCTGCACCGGCCCGTCGAGATCCTCGGCAACGGCAAGGTCGAGGCCCTGCGCACCGAGCGGACGGAGCTCACCGGCGACGGCAACGTGCGCGGCACCGGCGAGATGGTCGACACGCCCGTCCAGGCGGTCTACCGGGCCGTCGGTTACTTCTCCTCCCCGGTCCCGGGCCTGCCCTTCGACGAGATCCGCGGCGTCATCCCCAACATCGAGGGGCGCGTCCTCGGCGAGGACGGCGAGTACCTCCCGGGCGTCTACGCCACCGGCTGGGTCAAGCGCGGCCCCGTGGGCCTCATCGGCTCCACCAAGTCCGACGCCCGCCAGACCATCGGGCACGTGGTCGCCGACGCCGAGGCCGGGCTGCTCCACGCCCGCACCGAGGACGAGGCCGAGGTCGGCCACGACGCGATGCTCGCCGCCCTGGAGGCGGCCGGCGTGCGCTACACGACCTGGCAGGGCTGGGAGCTGCTCGACGCGTACGAGCAGTCCCTCGGCGCCGAGTACGCCGACAGCCCACGCGAGCGGATCAAGGTCGTCCACCGCGACACCATGACCGCCATCTCCCGCGGCGAGGAGCACGACGGCATCCTCTACTGAGTGCTGAGCCGCCCTGCGGTCAGGGCGGACACCGCGCGGGCATCGTGCCCCATCCACGGAGACAGGTCTCTGGACGACGCCGGACGGAAGCTTCCGTCCGGCGTCGTGCTGTTCCGTGCGGGCCGGCCTGCCTGGTGCTGTCCGTGCGGGCCGGCCGGCGTGGTGCTGCTCGGTGCGGGCGGTCTGCGTCGGGCTGTTCAGCGCGGACCCGCCTGCGTCGTGGCCCGCAGCCGACGTGCTCGTCTCCGCCTCACCCACGCGACGAGACGCGCCACGCCCGTCCCGATCTGGGCCAGGAGCGTGCCGGCGAACATCACGACGCCGAGTGCCGGCCCACCCAGCATGACGATGAACGCCGCCTGCAGGAACGGCACGTCCCGGCTCCGGTCCACCGGCTCGGCAACCCGGACGGTCTCGGCACCGGTCGGCGTCCAGCCCGCGCTGGCGGGGGAGGGTGCGGCGTCGCAGCGGAGGGTGACGGTGCCGTCGCCGGTGGGGAAGCGGAACGCCGAGGAGTAGTCGTCGTGGTCGTAGCCGAGCGCGGGGCGCATGGGCAGGTTGGCGCCGCTGCGGTCGGTGCCCGTGCAGACGATGTCGTCCACGTGCTCCTCGGGCACCCAGATCCAGCGCTCCGACGACCGGGGGAACGACAGCGCGGTGTCCTCCTGCAGGGGCACCTCGTGGTCCCAC
It encodes the following:
- a CDS encoding NADH-quinone oxidoreductase subunit M — translated: MNEAALPWLTLLIVVPLAAAAVLWLVRPLHKVARPYGLAVSLLVLLGAVAMTTQFDMGAAGEVQLTELASWIPQLGVSYALGVNGLGLALVLLSVFLVPLVLAAAWREQEAVPQGAVLERRQMGFVALVLALEALMVAVFAARDVFLFYILFEAMLIPVYFLIGNYGGPRRRTAALKFLLYSLAGGLIMLVGVVALYLVGPGGEQGFLIDNLVGNVETSVAGERLLFLAFFIAFAIKAPMWPVHTWLPDTAQQAPPGASVLLVGVLDKVGTFGMITLCLPLFPEASRWAAPVIIALALISIIYGGLLAVGQRDIMRLVAFTSVSHFGFIVLGIFIRDEVALTGAMLYMVAHGVSIAALFLVSGFLTQRGGTQEIPAYGGMQRVVPVLAGTFLVSGLASLALPGLSGFVPEYMVLLGTYRVSIVAAAVAVLGVIIAAVYILLPYQRIFTGPTRPTLLRMPDLGAREKWVLAPLVAAMLFLGFYPAPVIEAVRPVAAGLAITQPSSIDTADGGTLPAGAVEEGSSK
- a CDS encoding polyprenyl synthetase family protein codes for the protein MLPLGDAELEARLQPELTDVEERLARAVVGADSLVDPASSHLAAAGGKRLRPLLTLLGAQLGEGANDRVRTAAVAVELTHLATLYHDDVMDSAPLRRGAPAAHEVWGNSVAILTGDLLFARASRMVADLGADAVRVHSETFERLCLGQLHETLGPADGQDPVAHYIRVLADKTGSLIATSARYGAAFSGAGTDVADLLARYGEKVGVAFQLADDVIDLSSDAAVTGKTPGTDLREGVDTMPVLLLRERAANGTLDDRGSGVLDRLRADELASDEALRAVVADLRDHEVVGQARELAEQWARDAVAELDPLPDSSVKEALAAFAGLLVDRLA
- a CDS encoding FAD-dependent oxidoreductase encodes the protein MTSSRPLSVALVGAGPAGIYAADILSKSGLDVNIDLFERLPAPFGLVRYGVAPDHPRIKQIIVALYKILQRGDIRLIGNVEVGKDVSLEELQKHYDAVIFSTGSDRDAPLDIPGVDLEGSYGASEFVSWYDGHPDVPRTWPLEAKEVAVIGVGNVALDVARMLAKHVEDLMPTEIPANVAEGLRKSPVTDVHVFGRRGPAQVKFTPLELRELGQVPDVDVIVYDEDFQFDEGSEEAIRSSNQTKQVVKTLIDWTLKEKEDLTASRRIHLHFLHRPVEILGNGKVEALRTERTELTGDGNVRGTGEMVDTPVQAVYRAVGYFSSPVPGLPFDEIRGVIPNIEGRVLGEDGEYLPGVYATGWVKRGPVGLIGSTKSDARQTIGHVVADAEAGLLHARTEDEAEVGHDAMLAALEAAGVRYTTWQGWELLDAYEQSLGAEYADSPRERIKVVHRDTMTAISRGEEHDGILY
- the rarD gene encoding EamA family transporter RarD → MTAAPSPAAGAGPDEPGLDRTGLAVGLSAYLLWGAFPLFFRLLEPAGAVEIVAHRATWSLGFCLLVLAVTRSLRSVLPALRDRRTLATIAVAAVLVAVNWLTYVYGVNSGRTVDAALGYFINPIATVVLAVVVLGERLRPAQWAACATGAMAVVVIAVGYGQLPWIAVCLAVSFGLYGLAKNRVGRTVGALPGLAVETAVLFPVAAGFLVWLAATGQGAFGDDAGHSALLALSGPLTAVPLLLFGAAARRLPLSVVGMLQYVTPVLQLAVGVLIFHEPMPPERWAGFVLVWVAIAILSVDGYRHRPPRVPRTRRA
- the nuoN gene encoding NADH-quinone oxidoreductase subunit NuoN, with translation MNTFVAPEIDWAALTPTLILAGAAVVGVLVEAFAPRRSRRVVQLVLGLLATAGALVAVVWRWTVVSTDGPREVVGGSVIEDGPALAAQAVLALVGLVGLLVIADRTESGEGAFVAQAAARPGSAEEADATRSGMAQTEVFPLTMFALAGMFVFAQAGDLLTLFIALEVLSLPLYVLSGLSRRRRLLSQEASLKYFLLGAFTSAFVIFGIALLYGYSGTVRFSGLAQAVPATVGMDGMLLAGTILVIVGLLFKVGAAPFHAWTPDVYTGAPTPITGFMAAATKLAAFAALLRFVYVVVPDLSWDLTPFFWAVIILTMLVGTVVGIVQTDVKRMLAYSSIAHAGFILIGVTALQSSGIGSVIFYMLAYGLATVGAFAVVTLVRERDTAGNVTGEATHLSQWAGLGRRNPVAAVAMTLFLLSFAGIPLTAGFMGKFAVFTAGVDGGQTVLVVLAVLASAATAFFYVRLIVLMFFTEPDGETVAVVSSEGLTTVAVAVCAVGTVLLGVLPGPVLDMAAQAQTFLP